One segment of Pseudodesulfovibrio sp. 5S69 DNA contains the following:
- the prxU gene encoding thioredoxin-dependent peroxiredoxin (Most members of this family contain a selenocysteine.): MPEIQDPTCERPAPKVAAPPQAEEQAPAPTSKPQGDAIIRVGQKAPDFTAPAYIDGRFGSVTLSEYLGKWVALCFYPGDFTFVUATEISAVAEKNDEFEKLGVQVLSMSTDSMFVHKMWVDHELSKMITSGKVPFPMLSDGGGAVGTRYGIYDEAGGVDVRGRFLIDPDGVIQAFEVLTPPVGRNVSETLRQLQAFQLVRESKGAKATPSGWKPGKPVLNPGPALVGKVWEAWKVSMAFE; this comes from the coding sequence ATGCCTGAAATCCAGGATCCCACGTGCGAACGGCCCGCCCCCAAGGTGGCGGCCCCACCGCAGGCCGAGGAACAGGCCCCGGCCCCAACCAGCAAACCCCAAGGAGACGCCATAATCCGCGTCGGCCAGAAGGCCCCCGACTTCACCGCTCCCGCCTATATCGACGGCCGGTTCGGCTCCGTCACCCTGTCCGAGTATCTGGGCAAGTGGGTGGCGCTCTGCTTCTACCCTGGTGACTTCACCTTCGTTTGAGCGACCGAAATTTCCGCGGTCGCGGAAAAGAACGACGAATTCGAAAAACTCGGCGTCCAGGTCCTGTCCATGTCCACGGACTCCATGTTCGTGCACAAGATGTGGGTGGACCACGAACTTTCCAAGATGATCACCTCGGGCAAGGTGCCCTTCCCCATGCTGTCCGACGGCGGCGGCGCGGTGGGCACCCGGTACGGCATCTACGACGAGGCGGGCGGCGTGGACGTGCGCGGCCGCTTCCTCATCGACCCGGACGGCGTGATCCAGGCCTTCGAGGTCCTGACCCCGCCCGTGGGCCGCAACGTCAGCGAGACCCTGCGCCAGCTCCAGGCCTTCCAACTGGTCCGCGAATCCAAGGGCGCCAAGGCCACGCCCTCGGGCTGGAAACCCGGCAAGCCCGTACTCAATCCCGGCCCGGCCCTGGTGGGCAAGGTCTGGGAGGCGTGGAAGGTCTCCATGGCCTTCGAATAG
- a CDS encoding cytoplasmic protein, producing the protein MYCLYAFNGELMCFVHVLLNALDMKEKGKEAIIVFEGMAVTLVPELEKADNPFHALYGKAKAAGLIAGACKACSSKLGVLDAVKNAGLPLLDDMSGHPSMAAYMDKGYTILTF; encoded by the coding sequence ATGTACTGTCTCTACGCATTCAACGGCGAACTGATGTGTTTCGTACACGTCCTGCTCAACGCGCTCGACATGAAGGAAAAGGGCAAGGAGGCGATCATCGTCTTCGAGGGCATGGCCGTGACCCTCGTGCCCGAACTGGAGAAGGCCGACAACCCGTTCCACGCGCTCTACGGGAAGGCCAAGGCGGCCGGACTGATCGCGGGCGCGTGCAAGGCGTGCTCGTCCAAGCTCGGTGTGCTCGACGCGGTAAAGAACGCGGGACTGCCCCTGCTCGACGACATGTCCGGCCATCCATCCATGGCCGCCTACATGGACAAGGGCTATACCATCCTGACCTTCTGA
- a CDS encoding sodium-dependent transporter: MAQREQWGSRTGFVLAAVGSAIGLGNIWRFPYMAYENGGGAFLIPYIFALLTAGIPFMILEFGMGQKFRGSAPKVFRALGGKWEWLGWMQVMVALIISIYYVAVIGWTINYTGFALNQSWGADPKAFFFGDYLGLSDSPLALGGIRWPILAACTLAWGITWLAITSGVRKGIERACKILIPLLFVLVLVLIARVVNLPGALTGLNYLFHPDFSKLADFTVWADAYGQIFFSLSIGFSIMLAYSSYLPEDSDINNNAAMTVFINCGFSLLAGIMIFSVLGNMAHATGQDVSDVAGAGVGLAFITIPAAINTMPAPAFVGTLFFLCLTMAGVSSHISIVEAVCSSFIDKFGLSRKRTATLVCGFGFLMTLVFTTGSGLLILDIVDHFVNNLCILGLALAEILLMSYIVGLDDMNAHVNAVSDFKVGTAWRLCLKLVTVAVLGYTFVMNIVTDLGTPYGGYAQPDLALLGWSLLPVAFVLALCLSRREATYGFVRQN; encoded by the coding sequence ATGGCTCAACGTGAACAATGGGGCTCCCGCACAGGCTTTGTCCTGGCTGCGGTCGGGTCCGCCATCGGGCTGGGGAACATCTGGCGCTTCCCCTACATGGCCTACGAGAACGGCGGCGGCGCCTTTCTCATCCCGTACATCTTCGCCCTGCTGACCGCGGGCATCCCCTTCATGATCCTCGAATTCGGCATGGGCCAGAAGTTCCGGGGTTCCGCGCCCAAGGTCTTCCGCGCCCTGGGCGGGAAATGGGAGTGGCTCGGCTGGATGCAGGTCATGGTCGCCCTGATCATCTCCATATACTACGTGGCCGTCATCGGCTGGACGATCAACTACACCGGGTTCGCCCTGAACCAGTCCTGGGGCGCCGATCCCAAGGCGTTCTTCTTCGGCGACTATCTGGGCCTGAGCGATTCGCCCCTTGCCCTGGGCGGTATCCGCTGGCCCATCCTGGCCGCCTGCACCCTGGCCTGGGGCATCACCTGGCTGGCCATCACCTCGGGCGTACGCAAGGGCATCGAGCGGGCCTGCAAGATCCTCATCCCCCTGCTCTTCGTCCTGGTCCTGGTGCTCATCGCCCGCGTGGTCAACCTGCCCGGCGCCCTGACCGGCCTGAACTACCTGTTCCACCCCGACTTCTCCAAGCTGGCCGACTTCACGGTCTGGGCCGACGCGTACGGCCAGATATTCTTCTCCCTGTCCATCGGCTTCTCCATCATGCTGGCCTACTCCAGCTACCTGCCCGAGGACTCGGACATCAACAACAACGCGGCCATGACCGTGTTCATCAACTGCGGCTTCTCCCTGCTGGCGGGCATCATGATCTTCTCGGTGCTCGGCAACATGGCCCACGCCACCGGGCAGGACGTGTCCGACGTGGCCGGCGCGGGCGTGGGGCTGGCCTTCATCACCATCCCGGCGGCCATCAACACCATGCCCGCCCCCGCGTTCGTGGGCACCCTGTTCTTCCTCTGCCTGACCATGGCCGGGGTCAGCTCGCACATCTCCATCGTCGAGGCCGTGTGCTCGTCCTTTATCGACAAGTTCGGCCTGAGCCGCAAGCGGACCGCCACCCTGGTCTGCGGCTTCGGGTTCCTCATGACCCTGGTCTTCACCACCGGCAGCGGGCTGCTCATCCTCGACATCGTCGACCACTTCGTCAACAACCTCTGCATCCTCGGCCTGGCCCTGGCCGAGATCCTGCTGATGAGCTACATCGTCGGGCTGGACGACATGAACGCGCACGTCAACGCGGTCTCGGACTTCAAGGTCGGCACCGCCTGGCGGCTCTGCCTCAAGCTCGTCACCGTGGCCGTACTCGGCTACACCTTCGTCATGAACATCGTCACCGACCTGGGCACCCCCTACGGCGGCTACGCGCAACCCGACCTGGCCCTGCTCGGCTGGTCCCTGCTGCCCGTGGCCTTCGTCCTGGCCCTGTGCCTGAGCCGTCGCGAGGCCACCTACGGCTTCGTCCGCCAAAACTAA
- a CDS encoding MetS family NSS transporter small subunit, with protein sequence MTTSAIIMLCIGIGVTWGGAAFCIRLAIRNNRH encoded by the coding sequence ATGACCACATCCGCCATCATCATGTTGTGCATCGGCATCGGCGTCACCTGGGGCGGCGCCGCCTTCTGCATCCGCCTGGCCATACGGAACAACCGCCACTAG
- the trhA gene encoding PAQR family membrane homeostasis protein TrhA — MTLSLRDPVSGLTHCIAAVLAVLGTVLLIVRAASPALPWHIVTFSIFGGGMILLYTASTLYHWLPVSDHWVGILRRVDHSMIFFYIAATYTPICLIPLRGPWGWSMFGGVWALALGGIVMKVFWMNAPRWLSTGIYLAMGWLVLVGIYPLVKAMSAASLIWLVAGGLVYSLGAVIYAVRWPDPFPRRFGFHEIFHLFVIGGSFCHYVVMYWYV, encoded by the coding sequence ATGACCTTATCCCTTCGTGACCCGGTCAGCGGGTTGACCCACTGCATCGCCGCGGTGCTGGCCGTGCTCGGCACGGTCCTGCTCATCGTCCGCGCCGCCAGCCCGGCCCTGCCGTGGCACATCGTCACATTCTCCATTTTCGGCGGGGGCATGATCCTGCTCTACACCGCCTCGACCCTGTACCACTGGCTGCCGGTCAGCGACCACTGGGTCGGCATCCTGCGCCGCGTGGACCACTCCATGATCTTCTTCTACATCGCGGCCACCTACACGCCCATCTGCCTCATTCCCCTGCGCGGTCCCTGGGGCTGGTCCATGTTCGGGGGCGTCTGGGCCCTGGCCCTGGGCGGGATCGTCATGAAGGTCTTCTGGATGAACGCCCCGCGCTGGCTGTCCACCGGCATCTACCTGGCCATGGGCTGGCTCGTCCTGGTGGGCATCTACCCGCTGGTCAAGGCCATGTCCGCCGCCTCCCTCATCTGGCTCGTGGCGGGCGGCCTGGTCTATTCCCTGGGCGCGGTCATCTACGCCGTCAGGTGGCCCGACCCGTTCCCCAGGCGCTTCGGCTTCCACGAGATATTCCACCTCTTCGTCATCGGCGGCTCGTTCTGCCACTACGTTGTCATGTACTGGTACGTGTAG
- a CDS encoding RrF2 family transcriptional regulator — protein MKLTTRSRYGTRMMLDIAQNGKEGPVRIQDIADRQGVSAKYLEKLIRKLKDVGFVKSKRGPRGGHSLAKPAAEIPIGEVVHALEGDGSLVECRSGDKGCARMKECLTRRLWQEAADAMYDRLNTFTLADLINDAEQCGSSTIEPWSRGGF, from the coding sequence ATGAAACTGACCACACGGAGCCGCTACGGGACCCGCATGATGCTCGACATCGCCCAGAACGGGAAGGAGGGGCCGGTGCGCATCCAGGACATCGCCGACCGCCAAGGCGTCTCGGCCAAGTACCTGGAAAAGCTCATCCGCAAGCTCAAGGACGTGGGTTTCGTCAAGTCCAAGCGCGGCCCCCGCGGCGGCCACTCCCTGGCCAAGCCCGCGGCAGAGATTCCCATCGGCGAAGTGGTCCACGCCCTGGAGGGCGACGGTTCCCTGGTGGAGTGCCGCTCCGGCGACAAGGGGTGCGCGCGCATGAAGGAGTGCCTGACCCGCCGGTTGTGGCAGGAGGCCGCGGACGCCATGTACGACCGGCTGAACACCTTCACCCTGGCCGACCTGATCAACGACGCCGAGCAGTGCGGGAGCTCCACCATCGAGCCGTGGAGCCGGGGCGGGTTCTGA
- the cbiM gene encoding cobalt transporter CbiM: MHISEGVLSWPVLAGGAALTVAGTAIGLRKIDYDRIMSVAILSATFFIASLIHVPIGPSSAHLILGGLLGVVLGWAAFPSILVALALQAVLFQYGGLTVLGVNCFNMAAPAVLCYYLFRPMLLRGAGSRFAGAFACGFLAMLLSATLTAAALALSGDEFVGAAQALFVAHLPIMAIEGVITGFAYSFLSKVKPEVLGC; this comes from the coding sequence ATGCACATCTCGGAAGGGGTTCTATCCTGGCCGGTACTCGCGGGCGGAGCGGCGCTCACCGTGGCAGGAACGGCCATCGGCCTGCGGAAGATCGACTACGACCGGATCATGTCCGTGGCCATCCTGTCCGCCACGTTTTTCATTGCCTCGCTCATCCACGTGCCCATCGGCCCTTCCAGCGCGCACTTGATCCTGGGCGGCCTGCTCGGCGTGGTCCTGGGCTGGGCGGCCTTTCCGTCCATCCTGGTGGCCCTGGCCCTCCAGGCCGTGCTCTTTCAGTACGGCGGCCTGACCGTGCTCGGGGTCAACTGCTTCAACATGGCCGCGCCCGCCGTGCTCTGCTATTATCTCTTCCGGCCCATGCTGCTGCGCGGGGCGGGCAGCCGATTCGCCGGGGCCTTTGCCTGCGGGTTCCTGGCCATGCTGCTCAGCGCCACCCTGACCGCCGCGGCCCTGGCCCTGTCCGGGGACGAGTTCGTCGGGGCGGCCCAGGCGCTGTTCGTCGCCCACCTGCCCATCATGGCCATCGAGGGCGTCATCACCGGCTTTGCCTATTCGTTCCTGTCCAAGGTCAAGCCCGAGGTCCTGGGCTGCTGA
- a CDS encoding HD domain-containing protein, whose protein sequence is MSVIIRKSLLELIFSGAFMKRWNDKLRPMELVEVDKQGHKMIVAWLLFLLNSRDMDVARKRALGESIIEGGIFDYLYRLVITDIKPPVFYRIKENADDYRTLTNWVLKELNPRIMPLGKDFMRRMGEYLMHPEDRGLARRILHAAHLYASYSEFKLLKSINRMDHELTEIEQSFIDRLEAMRDLNGVAELLDEDGTVLGGFARMCGRLRFQKRWSQTPRVPETSVLGHMFIVAAYSWFFSMEVGACRARSQNNFFSGLFHDLPELLTRDIISPVKAASHDISELIHEYEILELHRVVLNPLKEGGYTDITERLEYFLGLEVGSEFKATVVLDGIITEAPESDLAGKFNHDTLDPKDGPLLKVSDSIAAYIEAHTALRNGISSGQLHHALYRIQQTYKERPVVAGVQVSALLADFD, encoded by the coding sequence ATGTCGGTCATCATTCGAAAGAGCCTGCTCGAACTCATCTTTTCCGGCGCGTTCATGAAGCGCTGGAACGACAAGCTGCGGCCCATGGAGCTGGTGGAGGTGGACAAGCAGGGGCACAAGATGATCGTGGCCTGGCTGCTCTTTTTGCTCAACTCGCGGGACATGGACGTGGCCCGCAAGCGGGCGCTCGGCGAGTCGATCATCGAAGGGGGCATCTTCGACTATCTCTATCGGCTGGTCATCACGGACATCAAGCCGCCGGTCTTCTATCGCATCAAGGAAAACGCCGACGACTACCGCACCCTGACCAACTGGGTGCTCAAGGAGCTGAACCCGCGCATCATGCCGCTGGGCAAGGACTTCATGCGCCGCATGGGCGAGTATCTGATGCACCCCGAAGACAGGGGGCTGGCCCGGCGCATCCTGCACGCCGCCCACCTGTACGCCAGCTACTCGGAGTTCAAGCTGCTCAAGTCCATCAACCGCATGGACCACGAGCTGACCGAGATCGAGCAGAGCTTCATCGACCGGCTGGAGGCCATGCGCGACCTGAACGGCGTGGCCGAACTGCTCGACGAGGACGGCACGGTACTCGGCGGGTTCGCGCGCATGTGCGGGCGGCTGCGGTTCCAGAAGCGCTGGTCCCAGACACCGCGCGTGCCCGAGACCTCGGTCCTGGGCCACATGTTCATCGTGGCCGCCTATTCCTGGTTCTTCTCCATGGAGGTCGGCGCGTGCCGCGCCCGCAGCCAGAACAATTTCTTCTCCGGCCTGTTCCACGACCTGCCCGAGCTGCTGACCAGAGACATCATCTCCCCGGTCAAGGCGGCCTCCCACGACATCAGCGAGCTGATCCACGAGTACGAGATCCTGGAGCTGCACCGGGTGGTCCTCAACCCTCTCAAGGAGGGCGGGTACACCGACATCACCGAGCGGCTGGAATATTTCCTGGGTCTGGAGGTGGGCAGCGAATTCAAGGCCACCGTGGTCCTGGACGGCATCATTACCGAGGCCCCGGAATCCGACCTGGCCGGGAAGTTCAACCACGACACCCTGGACCCCAAGGACGGCCCCCTGCTCAAGGTCTCGGACTCCATCGCGGCCTATATCGAGGCCCACACCGCGCTCAGGAACGGCATCTCCTCGGGTCAGCTGCACCACGCCCTGTACCGCATCCAGCAGACCTACAAGGAGCGCCCGGTGGTGGCCGGGGTCCAGGTCAGCGCCCTGCTGGCGGATTTCGACTAA
- a CDS encoding class I SAM-dependent methyltransferase — protein sequence MVTKVYIPMDDYVGLLPGILEARIPNRKGRPRPELDLGGLRCMFLSFEGIDAYARTPFAFPFVMSLLRGEFRQPMHCLEEVDWLYLGGDKAVFIAALADHAAATGEEAELIPFRQLTGAVPQEPREGEYHVTIPRNTVNYNEQAWVRDKSLLADTPPEEWGRKTAVNTGNYAHLVERFAEPILPRPPRLIVDLGSGLGYTTAGLARCYPDAQVFGLELSDAALEMARTSFDEPNLTFLKHDISTPLDFEEGAIDLLVSINALAYACDQKRSADDIFSKLSPDGLFFNHSRIGYSHDFWEFPYSLIWPLIFQIYPETWAGAAGAHGLKTRMLPPQLSRRLTPWSFMHPMSQGTRRAMERCSLRYQEEDASEYLPCITHSLLLHSRHVEDNMDRHLSGDGSRRETLAHCLGLFPEMPGYVQELALRSRRENAKEMGLGDVGMDYCRRFVGCPVGF from the coding sequence ATGGTTACCAAAGTCTATATCCCGATGGACGACTACGTCGGACTGCTCCCCGGCATCCTCGAAGCCCGCATCCCCAACCGCAAGGGCAGGCCCCGACCCGAACTCGATCTCGGCGGCCTGCGCTGCATGTTCCTCTCCTTCGAGGGGATCGACGCCTACGCCAGGACGCCGTTCGCCTTCCCCTTCGTCATGTCGCTTCTGCGCGGTGAATTCCGGCAGCCCATGCATTGCCTGGAGGAAGTGGACTGGCTGTATCTCGGCGGCGACAAGGCGGTCTTCATAGCGGCCCTGGCCGATCATGCGGCGGCCACGGGCGAGGAGGCCGAGTTGATACCGTTCCGGCAACTGACCGGCGCCGTGCCCCAGGAGCCCCGCGAGGGCGAATATCACGTGACCATCCCGCGCAACACGGTCAACTACAACGAGCAGGCCTGGGTCCGGGACAAGAGCCTCCTGGCCGACACGCCGCCCGAGGAATGGGGCCGGAAGACAGCAGTCAATACCGGCAACTACGCGCACCTGGTCGAACGGTTCGCCGAGCCGATCCTGCCCCGGCCGCCCCGGCTCATTGTCGACCTCGGCAGCGGCCTGGGCTACACCACCGCGGGCCTGGCCCGGTGCTACCCCGATGCGCAGGTCTTCGGGCTCGAACTGTCGGACGCCGCCCTGGAGATGGCCCGCACCTCCTTTGACGAGCCGAACCTGACCTTCCTCAAGCACGACATCTCCACCCCCCTCGATTTCGAAGAGGGAGCCATCGACCTCCTGGTCAGCATCAACGCCCTGGCCTACGCCTGCGACCAGAAGCGGAGCGCGGACGACATCTTTTCCAAGCTTTCGCCCGACGGCCTTTTCTTCAACCACAGCCGGATCGGCTATTCCCACGATTTCTGGGAGTTCCCCTACAGCCTGATCTGGCCCCTGATCTTCCAGATCTATCCCGAGACCTGGGCCGGGGCCGCCGGGGCGCACGGGCTCAAGACCCGGATGCTCCCCCCGCAATTGAGCCGCCGCCTGACTCCCTGGAGCTTCATGCACCCCATGTCCCAGGGGACCCGGCGGGCCATGGAGCGGTGCAGCCTGCGCTACCAGGAAGAGGACGCGTCCGAGTATCTGCCCTGCATCACCCACTCGCTGCTGCTGCATTCCCGGCACGTGGAGGACAACATGGACCGCCACCTGAGCGGCGACGGGTCCCGTCGGGAGACGCTCGCCCATTGTCTGGGCCTGTTCCCGGAAATGCCGGGCTACGTGCAGGAACTGGCGCTGCGCAGCCGCCGCGAGAACGCCAAGGAGATGGGGCTCGGGGATGTGGGGATGGATTACTGCCGTCGGTTCGTCGGCTGCCCGGTCGGCTTCTAG
- a CDS encoding substrate-binding domain-containing protein gives MAGEFKVLVVPKAESSRYWQAVKRGAMDAGRERGAEVVFRGPMLHEEAKAQRAIIAEEMQSRFDAIVIAPTHTTLLADTLNEARQRGALVLGIDSSMKGVKLTSFIATDNKAAGREAAAYLLGRTRGNGAVLLLRHSDDNGSTLDREEGFAEAMAARSPGTELIASGFIGVSTGNAYHHTLALLRRHPDVTAVFASSERLSIGCVQALREVNLAHKVHALVFDQTPEIRQALRDGLIDAFMIQQPYRMGYLGVSTACDALEGRRVPKRIVTRVKLVTEAGELRPEAE, from the coding sequence ATGGCCGGCGAATTCAAGGTCCTGGTCGTTCCCAAGGCCGAATCGAGCCGGTATTGGCAGGCCGTCAAGCGGGGGGCCATGGACGCGGGCAGGGAGCGGGGCGCGGAGGTCGTCTTCCGGGGGCCGATGCTCCATGAGGAGGCCAAGGCGCAACGGGCCATCATCGCCGAGGAGATGCAGAGCAGGTTCGACGCCATCGTCATCGCACCGACCCATACCACGCTCTTGGCCGACACCCTGAACGAGGCCCGACAACGCGGCGCTCTCGTGTTGGGCATCGATTCTTCCATGAAAGGGGTGAAGCTGACCAGCTTCATCGCCACGGACAACAAGGCGGCCGGGCGGGAGGCCGCAGCGTACCTGCTCGGGCGCACCCGCGGCAATGGGGCTGTGCTGCTCCTGCGTCATTCGGACGACAACGGGTCCACCCTTGACCGGGAGGAGGGCTTTGCGGAAGCCATGGCGGCCCGGTCACCGGGCACCGAACTCATCGCCTCCGGGTTCATCGGCGTCAGCACCGGCAATGCCTACCACCATACCCTGGCCCTGCTGCGGCGTCACCCGGACGTCACGGCCGTCTTCGCCTCGTCGGAAAGATTATCCATCGGGTGCGTCCAGGCGCTCCGCGAGGTGAACCTGGCGCACAAGGTCCACGCTCTGGTCTTCGACCAGACCCCGGAGATCCGCCAGGCCCTGCGCGACGGGCTCATCGACGCCTTCATGATCCAGCAGCCCTACCGCATGGGCTACCTCGGGGTGAGCACGGCCTGCGACGCCCTCGAAGGCCGGCGGGTCCCCAAACGCATCGTCACCAGGGTGAAGCTCGTCACCGAGGCCGGGGAGCTCCGGCCCGAGGCGGAGTAG
- the rlmD gene encoding 23S rRNA (uracil(1939)-C(5))-methyltransferase RlmD produces MPLQKDEIIKCSIESLAFGGRGVAHVDGMAVFVAGGLPGDTVTARVVKAKKRFAEAALESLVTPSVHRVKPKCPHFGQCGGCAVQDLDYPEQVAQKAAQVENALKRIGGAEGFVMDAPAPSPAVWNYRNKMEFAFEQRPDGPHLGLRSNLPAGGKGLAPVLDIEECHLCARRDVEILRAAREFARASGLPAFDPAENAGFWRHLVVRHTALNEIMVHLITAEETRHYARAEELGKLLVDRFPDLTSFVHSSRARRSLAAVGEKLVFRLGTRAVEEMVEHDDRQARYHIGPNAFFQTNTAAAGELFGTVREFGGFTGAETVLDLYCGIGAIGIFLADKVERVIGFEISEEAVAKAWSSAKLNGLENCEFAVGTLDTAANLKGLPENDVLIIDPPRAGLHENTARAILDLGSPKIIAVSCDPATLARDVKRLSDKYALKRARAVDMFPHTHHIETVALLELR; encoded by the coding sequence ATGCCCTTGCAGAAAGACGAAATCATAAAATGTTCCATCGAGTCCCTGGCCTTTGGCGGCCGGGGTGTGGCCCACGTGGACGGCATGGCCGTGTTCGTGGCGGGCGGCCTGCCCGGCGACACGGTCACGGCCCGCGTGGTCAAGGCCAAGAAGCGCTTTGCCGAGGCCGCGCTCGAATCCCTGGTCACGCCGTCCGTCCACCGCGTGAAGCCCAAGTGCCCGCATTTCGGCCAGTGCGGCGGCTGCGCCGTGCAGGACCTGGACTACCCCGAGCAGGTGGCCCAGAAGGCGGCCCAGGTGGAGAACGCCCTCAAGCGCATCGGCGGGGCGGAAGGGTTCGTCATGGACGCTCCGGCGCCGTCGCCCGCCGTCTGGAACTACCGCAACAAGATGGAGTTCGCCTTTGAGCAACGTCCGGACGGCCCGCACCTGGGGTTGCGCTCCAACCTCCCGGCCGGGGGAAAGGGGCTCGCCCCGGTCCTGGACATCGAGGAGTGCCACCTCTGCGCCCGGCGGGACGTGGAGATCCTGCGCGCGGCCCGCGAGTTCGCCCGCGCCTCGGGCCTGCCCGCCTTCGACCCCGCGGAGAACGCCGGCTTCTGGCGGCACCTGGTCGTCCGCCACACCGCACTCAACGAGATCATGGTCCATCTGATCACCGCCGAGGAGACGCGCCACTACGCCCGGGCCGAGGAGTTGGGCAAGCTTCTGGTGGACCGTTTCCCGGACCTGACCTCCTTCGTTCATTCCTCGCGCGCCCGCCGCTCCCTGGCGGCCGTGGGCGAGAAGTTGGTCTTCCGCCTGGGGACCCGCGCGGTGGAGGAGATGGTCGAACACGATGATCGGCAGGCCCGCTACCACATCGGGCCCAACGCCTTTTTCCAGACCAACACCGCGGCCGCGGGCGAGCTGTTCGGCACCGTCCGCGAGTTCGGCGGGTTCACCGGGGCCGAGACCGTGCTCGATCTGTACTGCGGCATCGGCGCCATCGGCATCTTCCTGGCGGACAAGGTCGAGCGGGTCATCGGCTTCGAGATCAGCGAGGAGGCGGTGGCTAAGGCGTGGTCCAGCGCCAAGCTCAACGGCCTGGAGAACTGCGAGTTCGCCGTGGGCACCCTGGACACCGCCGCCAACCTCAAGGGGCTGCCCGAGAACGACGTGCTGATCATCGACCCGCCGCGCGCGGGCCTGCACGAAAATACGGCCCGGGCCATCCTGGACCTGGGCTCCCCGAAGATCATCGCCGTGTCCTGCGACCCTGCTACCCTGGCCCGCGACGTGAAGCGGCTCTCGGACAAATACGCGCTCAAGCGCGCCCGCGCCGTGGACATGTTCCCGCACACACACCACATCGAGACCGTGGCGCTGCTGGAATTGAGATAG
- a CDS encoding DUF3108 domain-containing protein, whose amino-acid sequence MRKILLTAVLVCLLAVPALSAEDPSPPFGPGERLYYDIYWTVIHAGKAELLCMADTKMDGEPARYFFAKARTLGWVDNFYKVRDTMEAWTDMDVNYALRYKKDQNEGSYHKKVELVFDRKAGKSYRWARGTLQHTLDQPEDVFDPMSILFAFRKQPLYKGMEFDANVSDGKVSVVGKAFVEDKETVETGIGDVEAFRVRLDIKHLSGVFKKSKKAELYVWFSADERRIPVKVKSKVVVGYFSMTLREYYPPARG is encoded by the coding sequence ATGCGTAAAATTCTCCTGACCGCCGTTTTGGTATGCCTCCTGGCCGTTCCGGCCCTGTCCGCAGAGGACCCGTCCCCTCCTTTCGGACCGGGCGAAAGGCTCTATTACGACATCTACTGGACCGTGATCCACGCGGGCAAGGCCGAGCTGCTCTGCATGGCGGACACGAAGATGGACGGCGAGCCCGCCCGCTACTTCTTCGCCAAGGCCCGGACCCTGGGCTGGGTGGACAACTTCTACAAGGTCCGGGACACCATGGAGGCCTGGACCGACATGGATGTGAACTACGCTCTGCGCTACAAGAAGGATCAGAACGAGGGCTCCTACCACAAGAAGGTGGAGCTGGTCTTCGACAGAAAGGCCGGCAAGTCCTACCGCTGGGCCAGGGGCACGCTCCAGCACACCCTGGACCAGCCCGAGGACGTCTTCGACCCCATGTCCATCCTGTTCGCCTTCCGCAAGCAGCCCCTGTACAAGGGCATGGAGTTCGACGCCAACGTGTCGGACGGCAAGGTGTCGGTGGTGGGCAAGGCCTTCGTGGAGGACAAGGAGACCGTGGAGACCGGCATCGGCGACGTGGAGGCCTTTCGCGTGCGCCTGGACATCAAGCACCTGTCCGGGGTGTTCAAGAAGTCCAAGAAGGCCGAGCTGTACGTCTGGTTCTCGGCCGACGAACGGCGCATCCCGGTCAAGGTCAAGTCCAAGGTGGTGGTCGGCTACTTCTCCATGACCCTGCGCGAGTACTACCCGCCCGCCAGGGGCTAG
- a CDS encoding CBS domain-containing protein, giving the protein MMLRKRAWDMMRDEYPTVQEDASLAEAIRVMREAMVEAPDSQVVVVKTKGGKLKGTINLWQLFKAVKQSVLKDENLTLDGEVDWDQQFANACLICTQLRLDEYIIPNPPRLKPNDPILVVLDVFLKSRRDWALVVEAEKVMGVVYVTDVYRDMTRDMVQIFKK; this is encoded by the coding sequence ATGATGCTCAGAAAACGCGCCTGGGACATGATGCGCGACGAATACCCTACGGTACAGGAAGACGCCAGTCTGGCCGAGGCCATCCGCGTCATGCGCGAGGCCATGGTCGAGGCTCCGGACTCGCAGGTGGTGGTGGTCAAGACCAAGGGCGGCAAGCTCAAGGGGACCATCAACCTCTGGCAGCTCTTCAAGGCGGTCAAGCAGTCCGTACTCAAGGACGAGAACCTGACCCTGGACGGCGAGGTCGACTGGGACCAGCAGTTCGCCAACGCCTGTCTGATCTGCACCCAGCTTCGGCTCGACGAGTACATCATCCCCAACCCGCCCCGGCTCAAACCCAACGACCCCATCCTGGTGGTCCTGGACGTGTTCCTCAAGTCCCGCCGGGACTGGGCCCTGGTGGTCGAGGCCGAAAAGGTCATGGGCGTTGTCTACGTGACCGACGTGTACCGC